GGCCGAGCCTGCGCGGTTTCCAGGGAAGCACTCGCTACGAGGCGCTGGACAATCCCGACATGCTCATCGAGATAGCCGAGTGGGAGTCAGCCGAGGCGCGGATGGAGCATATGCGGGAGAGCGCAGCCACCGGCGCCTATGCACCTGTGCTGGAAATGCTGGCCTCGCCATTCAGGGCCACGGTGATCAGGCGGCTGCCCTGACGGGCCGCTCGCATCCGATCGACGAGGCAGGATGGGCTTGAGTCGATGGACTCTTAAAGCTACCAACTCGCTTGGTGTAGGCAGGGCTTGCAGGGCTCGATTCTACCGACGCACGAAGCCGCTCTCGTGCGGCGGTTCGAACGGTTCGGTCATCAGCCCCTCGACCCGTTCCAGCCAGCCAGAACCTCTCGCGTTCTTTTCGAAGTGCGCTCGGTGTGCCTGTTCCGAACGCCAGCTCTCCATCATCACGAACTGATGCGGATCATCCTTGCCCTGGTAGACGTCGAATTCTTCGCATCCGTCGACGGTCAAGCTGAAATCTCGACCCTGCTGCAGCAGAGTGAGCAATTCCGCCGACTTGTCCTCGCGCGCTCGAAAGCGATAAATGATCGCGACACTCATTTGGCCTCCTTTCCTTCAAGGAGCGTAACTCGAACCTGTGTGGATTGGACCACGGGATTCCAAGTCGTTCTAGTTCAGAACGCTCGTTCGTATGGGGTGGGGGATTGCCGTGGGCAGAAGTCGGGCGTAGCATTTCCTTCGG
The sequence above is a segment of the Candidatus Eisenbacteria bacterium genome. Coding sequences within it:
- a CDS encoding antibiotic biosynthesis monooxygenase → MPIQVIVELLAKPGRRDELKSLLENMVARHGPSLRGFQGSTRYEALDNPDMLIEIAEWESAEARMEHMRESAATGAYAPVLEMLASPFRATVIRRLP
- a CDS encoding antibiotic biosynthesis monooxygenase family protein; this encodes MSVAIIYRFRAREDKSAELLTLLQQGRDFSLTVDGCEEFDVYQGKDDPHQFVMMESWRSEQAHRAHFEKNARGSGWLERVEGLMTEPFEPPHESGFVRR